A DNA window from Elusimicrobiota bacterium contains the following coding sequences:
- a CDS encoding FHA domain-containing protein, which translates to MAKLLLKFNGAILKELPIVLPETTIGRRPDCDLVIDNPAVSGHHAKVLMEPTGAFFVEDVGSTNGTYLRDRKVTKSPLHHEDELVIAKHSVTFINEEEAARAAAAAVPREALTSDATIVMSSPPPPPKITADKVGYLRTVEGDAPAEPLALTHLTTYIGKSAQAHIKLKGFFQPDLACCIVKKAEGHSLTSLKDKVVKLNGDPLMDQAQVPLKEGDVINVGGLKLLYFLQDTP; encoded by the coding sequence GTGGCCAAACTTCTTTTAAAATTCAACGGCGCGATTCTTAAAGAATTGCCCATCGTGTTGCCGGAAACCACCATCGGCCGCCGCCCCGATTGCGATCTCGTGATCGACAACCCCGCCGTCTCCGGACATCACGCCAAGGTCCTCATGGAGCCCACCGGGGCCTTCTTTGTGGAGGACGTCGGCAGCACCAACGGGACTTACCTGAGGGACCGAAAAGTCACCAAGTCCCCGCTGCATCACGAAGACGAACTCGTGATCGCCAAACATTCCGTAACGTTTATCAACGAAGAAGAAGCCGCCCGGGCGGCCGCGGCCGCCGTTCCTCGGGAAGCCCTGACTTCCGACGCGACCATTGTGATGTCGTCCCCGCCGCCGCCCCCGAAAATCACCGCCGACAAGGTTGGCTATTTGCGCACCGTCGAGGGGGATGCGCCAGCGGAACCGTTGGCCCTCACTCACTTGACCACCTACATTGGGAAATCCGCCCAGGCCCACATCAAGCTCAAGGGGTTTTTCCAGCCGGATTTGGCTTGCTGCATTGTTAAAAAAGCCGAAGGACATTCTCTGACCTCGCTCAAAGACAAAGTGGTGAAGTTGAACGGCGATCCCTTAATGGACCAGGCCCAGGTTCCTTTAAAAGAAGGGGACGTGATCAATGTGGGCGGCCTCAAACTGCTTTATTTCCTGCAGGACACTCCTTAA